The nucleotide window GGGTAGGGACCTCTGTTCTCTCATCCAATTAGTTTTGAGCAGGGGACCTGAGGAGTATACAATAGAGTCCTTCCCTAGGTCTCTGGTTTCATACAGGTAATTGGCAAAAATAAATgcaaacacttgagtaaatgagggatacaaagcatattgaaagcaggtgcttccacacaggtgtggttccagaGTTAAAAAGCAATTAACATCGCATCATGTTTAGGGTCaagtataaaaatgctgggcaggacATTaatttgcccattattttggctactatGTCTAAGCCCcaataggatgacaatgcccccaccCACAGGGCACAAGTGGTCACTAAATGGTTTGATGAcaatgaaaacgatgtaaaccatatgccatggccatctCATGTACCAAATCTCAACCCAATTTAACACTTGAGAGATTCTGGAGTGTTGCGTGAGATAGCGTTTTCCTCCACCATcaacaaataaaacaaatgatGGAATTTCATATGGCATCTCTCCAATAGGTCCAGACACGTGTAGAAtatatgccaaggtgcattgaaactCTTCTGGCCCAACACCCCAaataagacactttatgttggcgtttcctttattttggcagttacctgtacataccACCTTAATGGATACGTGTGGCATACAGACACGAACTCAAAAGGTATTAGACATTGGCCCTCTCCTCAGGCTCCAGTTTGGCTAGTCAGAGCATCTAATGATAGTAATGAAGGTAGAGACTGGTCTTCTCTCATAATCAACCCGCTGCCTGTGGCTTGCCATCACAGACAGTCTATTCTCCGGCTCCATCCTCAAAAGGACAGAGAAACTCAATGGGGCGTCTTGCTCCTCTTCCAGCAACTGCCGCGTGTCAAAGGCACTGGCAAACTGGTCCGTACGCTCCTGGTAGGTGAAATCCAGCTGTAGCCTTAGGTCCCTGGTGTCATTCCCTGCTGGCAGCTTAAAGGTGGCTTGGACAAAGACCACATACCAGCCTGCCATGGTCACCTGGATGTGAGTCCTATTCTTGGTCAGGAACATACTGCCaatctccttcccctcctcctcccactccagCTCACCAAAGATCTGTTTGGTCTGTTTGGTGGGGTGAGAGGCTGTTGGGAAccaaacaatagagacagcaaGGTCAACAAACGGAAGTAAAACAATTACTAAAACAATCAAATGGTCTGGGTCAAACAACAACATCCAAGGTAAGTAGAAAAGGGTAAGTAAAGAACATCTGTATTTATATTTTCCTTTTTTAGTTAGTTATGAACTGACGCAGTAGGCCTATGAACAATGCAAAGTAATGGCTGGGTCACCTTTAAGGAACAAACTGGAATTGGAGGAAGGACTTCTGAGAAATTTCCCCAAGTCTGTGGGACATGGAAGACGGTTTTTGTTTACATTTTTCACAACAACAAAAGACACAAACATGCTCACTCAAAATATATTGTTCTTCTAATGCCAATGAAGCTTCATCAAGCTTGCAAAGTATGGGTCATTCCCTAAACTTGAATACTGCAAACAGGTGCATTCACAACATCTCACACAATAATCAATTGTCACACCCCCACAGTATGATGTAAATATACGcaatcacgcacacacacaaacacttcctGCCTTAGTGTGGGGGTGCAGTTTCCTGTAACTCCAGGCTCAGTAATAAACATGTTGAGTGTCAGAGAGGAATGCTGTAGCATTGTTTTGACAAGAAAATATCTGTGCCTTCAAACAAAAATGGTTGTCTTTTTAAATGGCTGTATATATGTCTAACTTTCATTTCCATCCACAGAATGAAGCTTACCATGAATTAGACCTCCACCAGCTCCTGACGGTGATTCAACCGGCTAAAATTAAAAATAGGAAAACCAATTTAACATCCTCTCATGTACTGTTACACCTGAAATAATATAACAATTATAACCTAAATAGGAAAACATGTTGATGGAATATATTGTAGACAATTCTTAATGttttccattatttattttaagtGTAAAGTTTGAATCAAACTAATCTTTTGATCTAGCTGTTTTGGCAAATAGGCTGTATAGAACCCTAATCATTTTAACAGATCTGTGCTCAAATACAGCTTTGTATGTCTTGAGTCTGACTCTGGGCTTTGTGATGTTAAAAATTGTTCTCACCTCAAAGCCCAGTCAGGCTTAAGACATGCAGTAACAAAGCTATTTTCTTTTCAGACTGAGCAAAAACAGTAAACTATCTCGCACGAGAGAAGTAACTACATAGAGTAGATACTGTAAGAATTATAACCCACTGTCCTCTAATTGAAAATTAATTCAAATAAATATCCGTTCCATGTTGGAAGTATATGGTCTGTACAGCATTACTCAGCATATAATTTACCTTAGCAGAATAAATCCAGATCAAACACGCTGCATTGACAATCAATGCTGCAAGGACAACCCCGGCAAGTCGAAAGCCTGTGAGACAAGTGTCTTGTGCCATCCCCTCCAGACAGGCTTTTGCAGAACTGTTGATGTGACTGGAAATGAACCAGTTGTGATCAGGTCTCTGACTTTAAGCTGCTATAGGATTTCCTATTCTGTGTTGGGGATTCCAGTAAGAGAGAGAACTGACGCATGAGGGGGGCGTGTTGCAAGTGTGATCATGTCAAATGCATTGGGGGCTGACTAGTATTTTTTTATT belongs to Oncorhynchus keta strain PuntledgeMale-10-30-2019 chromosome 9, Oket_V2, whole genome shotgun sequence and includes:
- the si:dkey-220k22.3 gene encoding uncharacterized protein si:dkey-220k22.3, with the translated sequence MAQDTCLTGFRLAGVVLAALIVNAACLIWIYSAKPVESPSGAGGGLIHDLGKFLRSPSSNSSLFLKASHPTKQTKQIFGELEWEEEGKEIGSMFLTKNRTHIQVTMAGWYVVFVQATFKLPAGNDTRDLRLQLDFTYQERTDQFASAFDTRQLLEEEQDAPLSFSVLLRMEPENRLSVMASHRQRVDYERRPVSTFITIIRCSD